Proteins encoded within one genomic window of Bombus vancouverensis nearcticus chromosome 4, iyBomVanc1_principal, whole genome shotgun sequence:
- the LOC117166529 gene encoding uncharacterized protein LOC117166529 isoform X2, with protein sequence MPRHGPFIFGVAPKWALSNNFMQWDYIQELVAHGGVPDVYNLRHKEENISVSDLDLTYVNQFINFIQSTNNKKIVDSDIQKGTVDKCLSEFLEPVLKNHKESYSTCHSDDSKIKPSNLLDTNQTIGTYLFCKDKSENLSETKKKIDHHHQIIDCVPCLSEQSNIQNITQYKTLSKILEQYKNIYNLCASEEDKPLNLVKNLEDNKGCCNKQSEDKKKLCNFTDIKVSLKDCAISDRANHSCNIENCYNTKYKEIDYGLLKFSDLDDLSPKLKIDKTLLKASKPKICKNLETKLNCVPNKYLEQESTLALNKYLTNKTSVFLRERKNTNLSFLNSSLNVKDTSIKSESCSDEQINKLKNSYFVNTCKPTLSNWEDFEMSGQYPGHSRPPVGTPPPQTVWNHLTMAQSQVSGLNIHPTALSGAALSPAGFYTHPSMARASHITSQLTPQLAHTQAPPTWHTPTVPSKTVTPANTPGNPLFSLQMLVDNRQNQSQYRNSPGSQSTLDLSSTSEIIPENYSRIPQDIPISLTARNVDKGSRNGNIISPPIPLNGETSSDSGISSSVPTPNSVSEPVSLSTKEVTTPKITVKNFESNLKGVANLHDKIKEMNVDNFTQKVINLPPSVTIERVVSEKKEPEVTKNKDTLSVIAQVPRNVLPVIVNLTSRVDKDVTDSPKRESSSERDRKIEETNVRSPKNLPKRGKKGVDSLLEKLEGGNKKLGSAENIGSVIVMPVEERDTSSVKSMSPDRQKSKSPNREDEVVSPAFSNDDSNDNTKQRRKRKLEKPVRLSKDSKTEVEDMELEPTEPTEPRTSEPITEETNATPVVKLEDNIDTAEQRISEKIEESVDETSEENQPIRRRRSSESTPPSSTPSNQRVRRKSSDDATEFSKVTSPKPVNNTNPFNEVESELEKMFAGIVETETDVKKEESKSELTEPELQSGSTAKVENLENNVLHTKEAQSINPTDVSSTVDTKMSGKKGKKTKVQGGKRKISRSSENIFGTVGNDIPQKEIKKRRISKSSKKQDASKKTKKNAKVDGIREMAYDSGSNASSIRSRGPVVHVEGPRDSPLSIQVVNAPREEEEEKSKEKRKSIGNGNAGRSKRLSHQNDLDYRGKVSRAGLFSSTLSSRYDAHTTDSTWVCVFCKQGPHSVIPGDPARPHPNLAGPHIAPGTYTVPAGVLSDLFGPYLIGKERLEDGILSADEQEITTEQKKGGKNKRSLRYAGLADQFTAKMGKKKRNSIESNTNAMFTGMTVLPGEEQRWEVWLHEQCAVWAAGVYMAGGRVTGLQEAVWDAAKSICDSCGLTGANIGCVKRGCKAVTHYPCALTKGWHLDTNQYIPKCNLHRVT encoded by the exons ATGCCACGGCATG GGCCATTTATATTTGGAGTTGCGCCAAAATGGGCGCTATCAAATAATTTCATGCAGTGGGATTACATACAAGAATTGGTAGCACATGGTGGTGTGCCTGACGTTTATAATTTACGTCACAAGGAAGAAAATATAAGTGTGTCGGATTTAGATTTAACTTATGTTAATCAATTTATAAACTTCATACAATCAACAAACAATAAAAAGATTGTAGATTCTGATATACAGAAGGGAACAGTTGATAAATGCTTATCAGAATTTTTAGAGCCTGTGCTTAAAAATCACAAGGAAAGTTATAGTACCTGTCACAGTGACGATAGTAAAATAAAACCATCTAATTTATTGGATACTAACCAAACCATAGGCACCTACTTATTTTGCAAAGATAAAAGCGAAAATTTATCtgaaacaaagaagaaaattgatCATCATCATCAAATTATTGATTGTGTTCCTTGCTTGTCAGAACaatcaaacatacaaaatattacgCAGTACAAGACATTGTCTAAAATTTTGGAgcagtataaaaatatttataatctttGTGCTTCTGAAGAAGACAAGCCACTTAATTTAGTAAAAAACTTGGAAGATAATAAAGGCTGTTGTAACAAACAAAGTGAAGATAAAAAGAAGCTGTGCAATTTTACAGATATAAAAGTATCTTTAAAGGACTGTGCCATTTCAGATAGAGCAAATCATTCCTGTAATATAGAAAATTGCTACAACACAAAGTACAAGGAAATAGACTATGGTTTATTAAAATTCTCAGATCTAGATGATTTATCTcctaaattaaaaattgataaaacgtTACTTAAAGCTTCAAAAcctaaaatatgtaaaaatttaGAAACAAAGTTAAATTGTGTACCAAATAAATACTTAGAACAAGAAAGTACTCTTGCtcttaataaatatttgacTAATAAAACTTCAGTGTTTTTGCGTGAGAGGAAGaatacaaatctttcttttctaaattcATCTCTGAATGTCAAAGATACAAGTATTAAAAGTGAATCTTGTTCAGACGAACAGATAAATAAGTTAAAGAACTCGTATTTTGTAAATACCTGCAAACCAACATTAAGTAATTGGGAAGATTTCGAAATGTCAGGACAATATCCAGGTCATAGCCGACCTCCGGTTGGCACACCTCCACCTCAGACAGTTTGGAATCATCTTACAATGGCACAAAGTCAAG TTTCAGGGTTGAACATTCATCCAACAGCCTTGTCAGGTGCAGCATTGAGTCCGGCAGGATTTTACACACATCCATCTATGGCAAGAGCATCTCATATAACATCACAACTTACACCACAACTTGCACATACTCAAGCACCTCCAACATGGCATACACCAACTGTTCCATCAAAAACAGTTACTCCAGCCAATACACCAGGAAATCCTTTGTTTAGTTTACAAATGCTGGTAGATAATAGACAGAACCAAAGTCAGTATAGAAACTCACCAGGTTCACAAAGTACACTAGATTTATCATCTACTTCCGAAATTATTCCTGAAAATTATTCTCGCATACCTCAAGATATCCCAATAAGTTTGACTGCAAGGAATGTAGATAAGGGTAGCagaaatggaaatattatttCTCCTCCAATACCTTTGAATGGAGAAACTTCATCTGATAGTGGAATTAGTTCGTCGGTTCCAACACCTAATTCTGTTAGTGAACCAGTTTCACTCTCAACAAAAGAAGTTACAACACCTAAAATAACAGTAAAAAACTTTGAAAGCAATTTAAAAGGAGTGGCAAATCTTCATGATAAGATTAAGGAGATGAATGTAGATAATTTTACACAGAAAGTTATAAATTTACCACCTAGTGTTACGATTGAAAGGGTAGTTTCAGAGAAGAAAGAGCCTGAGGTTACGAAAAATAAAGATACATTAAGCGTCATTGCACAAGTACCAAGAAATGTTTTGCCTGTTATTGTAAACCTTACCTCTAGAGTGGACAAAGATGTAACAGATAGTCCGAAAAGAGAATCGTCTTCAGAACGAGATCGAAAGATCGAAGAGACGAATGTAAGATCACCTAAAAATTTACCAAAAAGAGGTAAGAAGGGTGTGGATTCTCTGTTAGAAAAGTTAGAAGGTGGTAATAAAAAACTTGGCAGTGCTGAAAATATTGGATCTGTTATTGTAATGCCAGTAGAGGAAAGAGATACATCGAGTGTTAAAAGCATGTCCCCTGATAGACAGAAATCGAAATCTCCAAATAGGGAAGACGAAGTAGTATCTCCAGCATTCAGTAATGACGATTCTAATGATAATACTAAGCAacgcagaaaaagaaaactaGAAAAGCCTGTACGGCTTAGTAAAGACTCTAAAACGGAAGTAGAGGATATGGAATTAGAACCTACAGAACCAACAGAACCTAGAACAAGTGAACCAATAACAGAAGAAACAAATGCAACTCCAGTTGTCAAATTAGAAGACAATATTGACACAGCAGAACAGAGAATATCTGAAAAGATTGAAGAAAGTGTAGACGAAACAAGTGAGGAGAATCAACCTATTAGAAGGCGGAGGAGTAGTGAAAGTACACCTCCTAGTTCAACTCCATCGAATCAGAGGGTTAGAAGAAAATCTAGCGATGATGCGACTGAATTTTCAAAAGTAACAAGTCCAAAACCTGTAAATAATACAAATCCGTTTAATGAAGTTGAATCAGAACTTGAAAAGATGTTTGCCGGTATTGTTGAGACAGAGACAGATGTCAAAAAGGAAGAATCAAAATCAGAACTTACAGAACCTGAACTTCAATCCGGGAGCACAGCGAAAGtcgaaaatttagaaaataatgtgTTACACACAAAAGAGGCGCAAAGTATAAATCCTACTGATGTTTCATCTACAGTTGATACAAAAATGTCtggaaagaaagggaaaaaaacTAAAGTACAAGGAGGTAAACGAAAAATATCCAGATCATCTGAAAATATTTTTGGAACTGTGGGTAATGATATACCTCAGAAGGAAATCAAAAAGAGAAGGATATCTAAGAGTTCAAAAAAGCAAGACGCCTCGAAAAAGACTAAGAAAAATGCAAAAGTGGACGGAATAAGAGAAATGGCATATGATTCTGGATCAAATGCAAGTTCTATTAGGTCTCGTGGGCCAGTAGTTCATGTTGAAGGTCCAAGGGACAGTCCATTAAGCATTCAAGTAGTTAACGCACCacgggaagaagaagaagaaaaaagtaaagaaaaacgaaagagtaTTGGAAATGGTAATGCGGGAAGGAGTAAGAGACTCAGTCATCAAAACGATTTAGATTATAGGG GTAAAGTCAGTAGAGCGGGTCTCTTTAGTTCAACGTTGTCATCACGTTATGACGCACATACAACAGATTCCACATGGGTGTGCGTATTTTGTAAACAAGGTCCTCATTCTGTAATACCTGGGGATCCTGCTCGACCACATCCTAATTTGGCTGGTCCACATATAGCACCTGGAACATACACT GTTCCAGCTGGTGTTTTGAGTGATTTATTTGGGCCATATTTGATTGGCAAAGAACGTTTAGAAGATGGAATTCTTTCGGCTGATGAACAAGAGATTACTACAGAACAGAAGAAAGGTGGTAAGAATAAAAGGAGTTTGAGGTACGCTGGGTTAGCCGATCAGTTTACTGCAAAAATgggtaaaaagaaaagaaattccaTTGAAAGTAATACTAATGCCATGTTTACGGGAATGACCGTACTCCCTGGGGAAGAACAACGTTGGGAAGTATGGCTTCATGAACAGTGTGCTGTTTGGGCAGCTGGAGTGTACATGGCAG GTGGAAGAGTAACAGGTTTACAAGAAGCTGTATGGGATGCAGCAAAGTCGATATGTGACTCTTGTGGTTTAACAGGAGCAAATATTGGTTGCGTTAAACGCGGTTGTAAAGCCGTTACGCATTACCCCTGTGCGTTAACGAAAGGCTGGCACTTGGATACTAATCAGTATATACCGAAGTGCAACCTTCATCGGGTTACGTGA